Proteins encoded in a region of the Carassius carassius chromosome 49, fCarCar2.1, whole genome shotgun sequence genome:
- the LOC132132274 gene encoding integrin alpha-1-like isoform X2: protein MTMGTTLVVNPDGSGFLACGPQYGYICGKQQYITGICSNVSSSFKVLNSIAPTVRECKQDMDIVIVLDGSNSIYPWEHITEFLVKFLQSIEIGPARVGIVSYGDDVGHTFNLSQFTNTKDLLEEAAKIPQRTGHKTMTALGIDTARKEAFTVERGGRPGVKKVMVIVTDGESHDHYNLKNVTDECEKDGIERFAVAVLGDYNRQNKSIEEIKKFTKEIQSIASEPKSDHFFNVSDERALVTIVDALGSKIFALEATSENHTSSFEMEMSQSGFSAHTSKAGVMLGAVGAFDWNGTVVMQSGQEFVVPKKNSFHDPAVQRYEGMTGYLGYDVQSAHTPHGVLYITGAPRFNHSGRVTVYRFDGENVTITQTLEGEQIGSYFGSVLQTHDIDRDSYTDILLVGAPMYMGPERNEQGQVYVYKLNESGLFEHEMTLKPVNQTCCTAHSQSNCKSVSKNEPCGARFGTAIAAVPDLNLDRFNDIVIGSPLENDHRGAVYIYHGSQKSIKEKYVQRIAAGGDGESMKFFGQSIHGIMDLNDDGIIDVTIGGIGGAALFWSRDVAELLANMTFDPSKINLQQTCQVQGRTTVCVKTIVCFKYRIKSDKVTKIETVIRYSLTLDSLRAIARGRFNQTDNRRVQKNESIVHELCREHTFYTSDKLDFRDPIMVTLEFGLVDEDSGPVLDGELPTSLNKTIALVDCGNDEKCVANLHLKATTNISSLLIKSSQEKFYVNIDIHNSGDSAYNTKVTLSHTENLNYVKVEPKDKDCETNFTRILCAVGYPFLKTNKKESFRIQFEPNPSHIRKDIVINVTATSDSEDKDLKDNFVSIVIPVKHEVNLRFSSNKYMKGDHIILKEKEKIPSVFNHTSVIGDEVKISYTLERDPEMPSPPLLLTIMFPYQTAVKNFLLYLTDLTHTADISCITSRVINPLGIKPDKPYPVNPKKETLSVYLLSCKEKGDHCMSFSCFIPPGDIKQINTTFRLWRPTFIKGEFSNIHMTVDAKLESKNPDLFVLNDNIKIREVKIQVTKDVRSGIPLWIIILSILIGLLILALVIFALWKAGFFKRKSVEDMKEEMKDSN from the exons ATGACTATGGGGACGACGCTGGTGGTCAACCCAGACGGCAGTGGCTTTCTG GCCTGTGGTCCTCAGTATGGCTACATCTGTGGAAAGCAGCAGTACATCACTGGGATCTGCTCAAATGTCAGCTCCTCCTTCAAAGTCCTCAACTCCATCGCTCCGACTGTACGAG AGTGCAAGCAGGATATGGACATTGTCATAGTGTTGGACGGTTCCAACAGCATCTACCCCTGGGAACACATCACAGAGTTCCTGGTCAAATTTCTCCAGAGCATTGAAATTGGACCAGCCCGG GTGGGCATTGTGTCTTACGGAGACGACGTCGGCCACACCTTCAACCTCAGCCAGTTCACTAACACAAAAGACCTTCTTGAGGAAGCTGCTAAAATACCTCAAAGAACCGGCCACAAAACCATGACAGCTCTCGGCATTGATACAGCAAG GAAAGAGGCCTTTACAGTGGAGCGAGGAGGACGACCAGGGGTCAAAAAAGTCATGGTGATCGTCACAGATGGAGAGTCACATGACCACTACAATTTGAAAAATGTCACTGATGAGTGTGAAAAAGATGGGATTGAGCGGTTCGCTGTTGCT GTCCTTGGTGACTATAATCGACAGAATAAAAGCATTGAAGAAATAAAGAAGTTTACTAAAGAAATTCAATCCATTGCTAGCGAGCCCAAAAGTGATCATTTCTTCAATGTGTCGGATGAAAGAGCATTAGTGACCATCGTGGATGCCTTAGGAAGCAAGATCTTTGCCTTAGAGG CCACATCTGAGAACCACACCTCCTCGTTTGAGATGGAAATGTCTCAGTCGGGATTCAGCGCTCACACATCTAAA GCAGGTGTGATGCTGGGAGCCGTGGGTGCTTTTGACTGGAACGGGACTGTAGTGATGCAGTCTGGGCAAGAGTTTGTCGTTCCTAAAAAAAACAGCTTCCACGACCCTGCAGTGCAGAGATACGAAGGCATGACAGGATACCTGG GTTATGACGTGCAGTCAGCGCACACACCCCACGGGGTGCTGTACATCACAGGAGCACCACGGTTTAACCACAGCGGGCGGGTCACGGTTTACCGCTTCGATGGAGAAAACGTCACCATCACACAGACGCTGGAAGGAGAGCAG ATCGGCTCCTATTTCGGCAGTGTTCTCCAGACGCATGACATCGACCGTGACAGTTACACTGACATCCTTCTGGTAGGAGCTCCCATGTATATGGGTCCAGAGAGGAATGAACAAGGTCAAGTCTACGTCTACAAACTCAACGAG AGCGGGCTGTTTGAACATGAGATGACGCTGAAGCCGGTGAATCAGACCTGCTGTACGGCTCACTCCCAGAGCAACTGTAAGAGCGTCAGTAAGAACGAGCCCTGCGGCGCACGCTTTGGCACCGCCATCGCTGCCGTCCCCGACCTCAACCTGGACAGGTTCAACGACATAGTGATCGGATCACCTCTGGAGAACGACCACAGAGGGGCAGTGTATATTTACCATGGCTCTCAGAAATCAATAAAGGAGAAGTATGTACAG CGTATTGCTGCCGGAGGAGACGGAGAGAGTATGAAGTTCTTCGGCCAATCAATTCATGGTATCATGGATTTGAATGATGATGGCATCATTGATGTCACTATCGGAGGAATAGGAGGAGCCGCGCTTTTCTG GTCTCGGGATGTTGCAGAGCTTCTTGCCAATATGACCTTCGACCCTAGCAAGATCAATCTGCAACAGACCTGTCAGGTTCAAGGGAGGACCACAGTATGTGTGAAGACCATAGTGTGCTTCAAATACCGAATCAAGTCTGACAAAGTCACAAAGATAGAAACTG TCATCAGGTACAGTTTAACGCTGGACTCACTGAGAGCGATTGCAAGAGGACGGTTTAACCAAACGGACAACAGGAGAGTGCAAAAGAACGAGTCAATTGTGCATGAGCTTTGCAGAGAGCACACCTTCTACACGTCG GATAAACTGGATTTCAGAGACCCCATTATGGTCACGCTGGAATTCGGTCTAGTGGATGAAGACTCGGGTCCAGTCCTAGACGGGGAATTACCAACGTCACTCAACAAGACT ATTGCATTAGTGGACTGCGGGAATGACGAGAAGTGTGTTGCTAATCTACATCTTAAAGCCACTACAAACATCTCAAG TCTTCTTATAAAAAGCAGCCAGGAGAAGTTTTATGTCAACATCGACATCCACAACAGCGGAGACAGTGCTTACAATACCAAGGTTACATTGAGCCACACAGAAAATCTCAACTATGTAAAAGTTGAG CCCAAAGATAAGGACTGTGAAACTAATTTTACCAGAATATTATGTGCAGTTGGATATCCTTTCCTTAAAACCAATAAAAAG GAAAGTTTCAGAATCCAATTTGAGCCCAATCCCTCTCATATTCGTAAGGACATTGTGATAAATGTTACTGCAACTag TGATAGTGAGGACAAAGATTTGAAAGACAACTTTGTGAGTATCGTCATCCCTGTGAAGCATGAAGTCAACCTGAGATTCTCTTC aaacaagtACATGAAGGGGGACCACATCATATTAAAAGAGAAGGAGAAGATACCCAGTGTTTTTAACCACACTAGTGTGATCGGAGACGAGGTGAAAATCAGCTACACG CTTGAGAGAGATCCTGAAATGCCAAGTCCTCCGCTGCTGCTCACGATAATGTTCCCATATCAAACAGCTGTCAAAAACTTTCTGCTGTACTTGACAGATCTCACCCACACAGCG GACATCAGCTGTATTACCAGTAGAGTGATTAACCCTTTAGGCATCAAGCCTGACAAGCCTTATCCGGTGAATCCTAAAAAAGAGACCTTGAGTGTATATCTCTTG agtTGCAAAGAAAAAGGAGATCACTGCATGTCGTTTAGCTGCTTCATCCCACCTGGAGACATCAAGCAGATCAACACCACTTTCAGATTGTGGCGACCCACCTTCATCAAA GGAGAATTTTCCAACATTCACATGACTGTTGACGCCAAGCTGGAGAGCAAGAACCCGGACCTGTTTGTGTTAAATGATAACATCAAGATCAGAGAG GTGAAGATTCAAGTCACCAAAGACGTGCGAAGTGGAATCCCACTATGGATTATTATCCTTAGTATTCTTATAGGACTTTTAATACTGGCACTTGTTATCTTCGCCTTATGGAAG GCTGGATTCTTCAAGAGAAAATCAGTTGAGGACATGAAGGAAGAGATGAAGGACTCTAATTGA
- the LOC132132274 gene encoding integrin alpha-1-like isoform X1: MLSGIVHLTLAALLALLPRLSCFNVDEKNQMSFSGPVEDMFGYTVQQFENSEGKWVLIGSPLTGQPSKRTGDVYRCPVGQNKKTGCEKFLLPENTTIPNINEVKENMTMGTTLVVNPDGSGFLACGPQYGYICGKQQYITGICSNVSSSFKVLNSIAPTVRECKQDMDIVIVLDGSNSIYPWEHITEFLVKFLQSIEIGPARVGIVSYGDDVGHTFNLSQFTNTKDLLEEAAKIPQRTGHKTMTALGIDTARKEAFTVERGGRPGVKKVMVIVTDGESHDHYNLKNVTDECEKDGIERFAVAVLGDYNRQNKSIEEIKKFTKEIQSIASEPKSDHFFNVSDERALVTIVDALGSKIFALEATSENHTSSFEMEMSQSGFSAHTSKAGVMLGAVGAFDWNGTVVMQSGQEFVVPKKNSFHDPAVQRYEGMTGYLGYDVQSAHTPHGVLYITGAPRFNHSGRVTVYRFDGENVTITQTLEGEQIGSYFGSVLQTHDIDRDSYTDILLVGAPMYMGPERNEQGQVYVYKLNESGLFEHEMTLKPVNQTCCTAHSQSNCKSVSKNEPCGARFGTAIAAVPDLNLDRFNDIVIGSPLENDHRGAVYIYHGSQKSIKEKYVQRIAAGGDGESMKFFGQSIHGIMDLNDDGIIDVTIGGIGGAALFWSRDVAELLANMTFDPSKINLQQTCQVQGRTTVCVKTIVCFKYRIKSDKVTKIETVIRYSLTLDSLRAIARGRFNQTDNRRVQKNESIVHELCREHTFYTSDKLDFRDPIMVTLEFGLVDEDSGPVLDGELPTSLNKTIALVDCGNDEKCVANLHLKATTNISSLLIKSSQEKFYVNIDIHNSGDSAYNTKVTLSHTENLNYVKVEPKDKDCETNFTRILCAVGYPFLKTNKKESFRIQFEPNPSHIRKDIVINVTATSDSEDKDLKDNFVSIVIPVKHEVNLRFSSNKYMKGDHIILKEKEKIPSVFNHTSVIGDEVKISYTLERDPEMPSPPLLLTIMFPYQTAVKNFLLYLTDLTHTADISCITSRVINPLGIKPDKPYPVNPKKETLSVYLLSCKEKGDHCMSFSCFIPPGDIKQINTTFRLWRPTFIKGEFSNIHMTVDAKLESKNPDLFVLNDNIKIREVKIQVTKDVRSGIPLWIIILSILIGLLILALVIFALWKAGFFKRKSVEDMKEEMKDSN, from the exons CTCTGCTGCCACGGTTGTCATGTTTCAATGTGGACGAGAAGAACcagatgtcattcagtggaccAGTGGAAGACATGTTCGGATACACCGTCCAACAATTTGAGAACAGTGAGGGAAAGTG GGTTCTGATTGGTTCCCCTCTTACTGGACAGCCGTCTAAGCGGACTGGAGATGTCTACAGGTGCCCCGTGGGACAAAACAAAAAGACTGGATGTGAAAAATTCCTATTGCCAG AAAACACAACAATTCCGAACATAAATGAAGTGAAGGAAAACATGACTATGGGGACGACGCTGGTGGTCAACCCAGACGGCAGTGGCTTTCTG GCCTGTGGTCCTCAGTATGGCTACATCTGTGGAAAGCAGCAGTACATCACTGGGATCTGCTCAAATGTCAGCTCCTCCTTCAAAGTCCTCAACTCCATCGCTCCGACTGTACGAG AGTGCAAGCAGGATATGGACATTGTCATAGTGTTGGACGGTTCCAACAGCATCTACCCCTGGGAACACATCACAGAGTTCCTGGTCAAATTTCTCCAGAGCATTGAAATTGGACCAGCCCGG GTGGGCATTGTGTCTTACGGAGACGACGTCGGCCACACCTTCAACCTCAGCCAGTTCACTAACACAAAAGACCTTCTTGAGGAAGCTGCTAAAATACCTCAAAGAACCGGCCACAAAACCATGACAGCTCTCGGCATTGATACAGCAAG GAAAGAGGCCTTTACAGTGGAGCGAGGAGGACGACCAGGGGTCAAAAAAGTCATGGTGATCGTCACAGATGGAGAGTCACATGACCACTACAATTTGAAAAATGTCACTGATGAGTGTGAAAAAGATGGGATTGAGCGGTTCGCTGTTGCT GTCCTTGGTGACTATAATCGACAGAATAAAAGCATTGAAGAAATAAAGAAGTTTACTAAAGAAATTCAATCCATTGCTAGCGAGCCCAAAAGTGATCATTTCTTCAATGTGTCGGATGAAAGAGCATTAGTGACCATCGTGGATGCCTTAGGAAGCAAGATCTTTGCCTTAGAGG CCACATCTGAGAACCACACCTCCTCGTTTGAGATGGAAATGTCTCAGTCGGGATTCAGCGCTCACACATCTAAA GCAGGTGTGATGCTGGGAGCCGTGGGTGCTTTTGACTGGAACGGGACTGTAGTGATGCAGTCTGGGCAAGAGTTTGTCGTTCCTAAAAAAAACAGCTTCCACGACCCTGCAGTGCAGAGATACGAAGGCATGACAGGATACCTGG GTTATGACGTGCAGTCAGCGCACACACCCCACGGGGTGCTGTACATCACAGGAGCACCACGGTTTAACCACAGCGGGCGGGTCACGGTTTACCGCTTCGATGGAGAAAACGTCACCATCACACAGACGCTGGAAGGAGAGCAG ATCGGCTCCTATTTCGGCAGTGTTCTCCAGACGCATGACATCGACCGTGACAGTTACACTGACATCCTTCTGGTAGGAGCTCCCATGTATATGGGTCCAGAGAGGAATGAACAAGGTCAAGTCTACGTCTACAAACTCAACGAG AGCGGGCTGTTTGAACATGAGATGACGCTGAAGCCGGTGAATCAGACCTGCTGTACGGCTCACTCCCAGAGCAACTGTAAGAGCGTCAGTAAGAACGAGCCCTGCGGCGCACGCTTTGGCACCGCCATCGCTGCCGTCCCCGACCTCAACCTGGACAGGTTCAACGACATAGTGATCGGATCACCTCTGGAGAACGACCACAGAGGGGCAGTGTATATTTACCATGGCTCTCAGAAATCAATAAAGGAGAAGTATGTACAG CGTATTGCTGCCGGAGGAGACGGAGAGAGTATGAAGTTCTTCGGCCAATCAATTCATGGTATCATGGATTTGAATGATGATGGCATCATTGATGTCACTATCGGAGGAATAGGAGGAGCCGCGCTTTTCTG GTCTCGGGATGTTGCAGAGCTTCTTGCCAATATGACCTTCGACCCTAGCAAGATCAATCTGCAACAGACCTGTCAGGTTCAAGGGAGGACCACAGTATGTGTGAAGACCATAGTGTGCTTCAAATACCGAATCAAGTCTGACAAAGTCACAAAGATAGAAACTG TCATCAGGTACAGTTTAACGCTGGACTCACTGAGAGCGATTGCAAGAGGACGGTTTAACCAAACGGACAACAGGAGAGTGCAAAAGAACGAGTCAATTGTGCATGAGCTTTGCAGAGAGCACACCTTCTACACGTCG GATAAACTGGATTTCAGAGACCCCATTATGGTCACGCTGGAATTCGGTCTAGTGGATGAAGACTCGGGTCCAGTCCTAGACGGGGAATTACCAACGTCACTCAACAAGACT ATTGCATTAGTGGACTGCGGGAATGACGAGAAGTGTGTTGCTAATCTACATCTTAAAGCCACTACAAACATCTCAAG TCTTCTTATAAAAAGCAGCCAGGAGAAGTTTTATGTCAACATCGACATCCACAACAGCGGAGACAGTGCTTACAATACCAAGGTTACATTGAGCCACACAGAAAATCTCAACTATGTAAAAGTTGAG CCCAAAGATAAGGACTGTGAAACTAATTTTACCAGAATATTATGTGCAGTTGGATATCCTTTCCTTAAAACCAATAAAAAG GAAAGTTTCAGAATCCAATTTGAGCCCAATCCCTCTCATATTCGTAAGGACATTGTGATAAATGTTACTGCAACTag TGATAGTGAGGACAAAGATTTGAAAGACAACTTTGTGAGTATCGTCATCCCTGTGAAGCATGAAGTCAACCTGAGATTCTCTTC aaacaagtACATGAAGGGGGACCACATCATATTAAAAGAGAAGGAGAAGATACCCAGTGTTTTTAACCACACTAGTGTGATCGGAGACGAGGTGAAAATCAGCTACACG CTTGAGAGAGATCCTGAAATGCCAAGTCCTCCGCTGCTGCTCACGATAATGTTCCCATATCAAACAGCTGTCAAAAACTTTCTGCTGTACTTGACAGATCTCACCCACACAGCG GACATCAGCTGTATTACCAGTAGAGTGATTAACCCTTTAGGCATCAAGCCTGACAAGCCTTATCCGGTGAATCCTAAAAAAGAGACCTTGAGTGTATATCTCTTG agtTGCAAAGAAAAAGGAGATCACTGCATGTCGTTTAGCTGCTTCATCCCACCTGGAGACATCAAGCAGATCAACACCACTTTCAGATTGTGGCGACCCACCTTCATCAAA GGAGAATTTTCCAACATTCACATGACTGTTGACGCCAAGCTGGAGAGCAAGAACCCGGACCTGTTTGTGTTAAATGATAACATCAAGATCAGAGAG GTGAAGATTCAAGTCACCAAAGACGTGCGAAGTGGAATCCCACTATGGATTATTATCCTTAGTATTCTTATAGGACTTTTAATACTGGCACTTGTTATCTTCGCCTTATGGAAG GCTGGATTCTTCAAGAGAAAATCAGTTGAGGACATGAAGGAAGAGATGAAGGACTCTAATTGA